The Saccopteryx leptura isolate mSacLep1 chromosome 2, mSacLep1_pri_phased_curated, whole genome shotgun sequence genome has a window encoding:
- the POLE gene encoding DNA polymerase epsilon catalytic subunit A isoform X1 encodes MVLRNCGRRYPEPGVDSEASREDGPSSSVSALKRLERSQWTDKMDSRFGFERLKEPGEKTGWLINMHPIEILDEDKRLVSAVDYYFIQDDGSRFKVALPYKPYFYIATKKGCEREVSSFLSKKFQGKIAKVETVPKEDLDLPNHLVGLKRNYIKLSFNTVEDLIRVRKEISPAVRKNREQGHTSNTYTAMLSSVLQGGSVIMDEEETSKKIADQLDNVVDMREYDVPYHIRLSIDLKIHVAHWYNVRHRGSTLPVEITRRDDLVERPDPVVLAFDIETTKLPLKFPDAETDQIMMISYMIDGQGYLITNREIVAEDIEDFEFTPKPEYEGPFCVFNEPDEVHLIQRWFEHVQETKPTIMVTYNGDFFDWPFVEARAAVHGLSMYQEIGFQKDSQGEYKAPQCIHMDCLRWVKRDSYLPVGSHNLKAAAKAKLGYDPVELDPEDMCRMATEQPQTLATYSVSDAVATYYLYMKYVHPFIFALCTIIPMEPDEVLRKGSGTLCEALLMVQAFHANIIFPNKQEQEFNKLTDDGHVLDAETYVGGHVEALESGVFRSDIPCRFRMNPAAFNFLLQRVEKTMRHAIEEEEKVPMEQVTNFQEVCDQIKTKLTSLKDVPNRIECPLIYHLDVGAMYPNIILTNRLQPSAMVDEATCAACDFNKPGANCQRKMAWQWRGEFMPASRSEYHRIQHQLESEKFPPLTPEGPARAFHELSREEQAKYEKRRLADYCRKAYKKIHVTKVEERLTTICQRENSFYVDTVRAFRDRRYEFKGLHKVWKKKLSAAMEVGDAAEAKRCKNMEVLYDSLQLAHKCILNSFYGYVMRKGARWYSMEMAGIVCFTGANIITQARELIEQIGRPLELDTDGIWCVLPNSFPENFVIKTTSIKKPKVTISYPGAMLNIMVKEGFTNDQYQELAEPSSLTYVTRSENSIFFEVDGPYLAMILPASKEEGKKLKKRYAVFNEDGSLAELKGFEVKRRGELQLIKIFQSSVFEAFLRGSTLEEVYGSVAKVADYWLDVLYSKAANMPDSELFELISENRSMSRKLEDYGEQKSTSISTAKRLAEFLGDQMVKDAGLSCRYIISRKPEGSPVTERAIPLAIFQAEPTVRRHFLRKWLKSSSLQDFDIRTILDWDYYIERLGSAIQKIITIPAALQQVKNPVPRVKHPDWLHKKLLEKNDIYKQKKISELFVLEGKRQVGMAQASEGTQSLGAPDMEDFGLTKPPRTLVPVATKRKTLWESQEESQDLGLRMSWQEILGQPPALGTTQEEWLVWLRFHKKKWQLQARQRLTRRKRQRLEAEGVPQPRAVRDRPATGLGSFLRRTARSILDLPWQIVQICETSHAGMFRLWAVIGSDLYCIKLNIPRVFYINQRVPKEEEGPAYRKVNRVLPRSNMVYNLYEYSVPEDMYQEHINEINTELSAPDIEGVYETQVPLLFRALVHLGCVCVVNKQLVKYLSGWEAETFALEHLEMRSLAQFSYLEPGSIRHIYLYHHTQGHKALFGIFVPSQRRASVFVLDTVRSNQMPSLSALYSAEHSLLLEKVGLELLPPPKHTFEVRAETDLKTICRAIQRFLLAYKEERRGPTLIAVQSNWELKRLANEIPVLGEFPLVPVRVADKISYGVLDWQHHGARHMIRHYLNLDTCLSQAFEMSRYFHIPIGNLPEDISTFGSDLFFARHLQRHNHLLWLSPTRRPDLGGKEADDNRLVMEFEDQATVEINSSGCYSTVCVELDIQNLAVNTILQSHHINDMEGADSMGISFDVIQQASLEDMITGNQAASAPASYDEMVLCSNTFRILKSMVVGWVREITQYRNVYADNQVMHFYRWLQSPSSLLHDPALHRTLHNMMKKLFLQLIAEFKRLGSSVVYANFNRIILCTKKRQIEDALAYVEYITTSIHSKEIFHSLTISFSRCWEFLLWMDPSNYGGIKGNVPSSIHCGQQDSQEEGRAQEVEEEPEEVEGEGDDGVQEPDIEDLLENNWNIVQFLPQAASCQSYFLMIVSAYIVAVYHSMKEELRRGAPCSTPVRRQAASQQSQEAQGAAGALPGMITFSQDYVANELTQNFFTITQKIQKKVTGSRNSAELSEMFPALPGSHLLLNNPALEFIKYVCKVLSLDTNITNQVNKLNRDLLRLVDVGEFSEEAQFRDPCRSYVLPEVICHSCNFCRDLDLCKDPYFSQDGAVVPQWLCANCQVAYDSSMIEMALVEALQKKLMAFTLQDLICLKCQGVKENNMSVYCSCAGGFTLTIHTKVFMEQIGIFRNIAQHYGMSYLMEALEWLLQKNPQLGP; translated from the exons ATTGAGATTTTAGATGAAGATAAACGCCTGGTCAGTGCAGTGGATTACTACTTTATTCAAGATGATGGGAGCAGATTTAAG GTGGCTTTGCCCTATAAGCCATATTTCTACATTGCAACTAAAAAG GGTTGTGAGCGAGAAGTTTCATCTTTTCTGTCCAAGAAGTTTCAAGGTAAAATTGCTAAAGTAGAGACCGTCCCCAAAGAGGATCTGGACTTG CCAAATCATTTGGTGGGCTTGAAGCGAAATTACATTAAGCTGTCTTTCAACACTGTGGAGGACCTCATCAGAGTGCGGAAGGAGATCTCCCCCGCCGTAAGAAAGAACCGGGAGCAGGGCCACACCAGCAACACCTACACGGCCATGCTTTCCAG TGTTCTGCAAGGGGGCAGTGTGATTATGGACGAAGAGGAAACCTCTAAGAAGATTGCCGACCAACTGGATAACGTTGTGGACATGCGAGAGTACGACGTGCCCTATCACATCCGCCTCTCCATCGACCTGAAGATCCATGTG GCTCACTGGTACAACGTCAGACATCGAGGAAGCACCTTGCCAGTGGAGATCACTCGTCGGGATGACCTCGTTGAACGGCCT GACCCTGTGGTTTTGGCATTTGACATTGAGACCACCAAACTACCCCTCAAATTTCCTGATGCAGAGACTGACCAGATTATGATGATTTCCTATATGATTGATGGCCAG GGCTACCTCATCACCAACAGGGAGATCGTTGCAGAGGACATTGAGGACTTTGAGTTCACCCCTAAGCCAGAGTATGAAGGGCCTTTCTGTGTCTTCAATGAACCCGATGAG GTTCATCTAATCCAGAGATGGTTTGAACATGTCCAGGAGACCAAACCCACTATCATGGTGACCTACAATGGAGACTTTTTTGACTG GCCGTTTGTGGAGGCTAGAGCAGCAGTCCACGGGCTGAGCATGTACCAGGAAATCGGATTCCAGAAGGACAGCCAGGGCGAGTATAAGGCACCCCAGTGCATCCACATGGACTGTCTCAG GTGGGTGAAGAGGGATAGCTACCTTCCTGTGGGCAGCCACAACCTCAAAGCAGCCGCCAAAGCCAAGCTGGGCTACGACCCTGTGGAGCTGGACCCTGAGGACATGTGCCGGATGGCCACTGAGCAGCCCCAG ACTCTGGCCACTTACTCAGTGTCAGATGCTGTGGCCACGTACTACCTGTACATGAAGTATGTCCACCCCTTTATATTTGCCCTGTGCACCATCATCCCCATGGAACCTGATGAG GTGCTGCGGAAGGGATCTGGGACACTGTGCGAGGCCTTGCTGATGGTGCAGGCCTTCCATGCCAACATCATCTTCCCCAACAAGCAGGAGCAGGAGTTCAACAAACTGACCGACGATGGCCATGTGCTGGATGCCGAGACTTATGTgggcggccacgtggaggcccTAGAGTCAGGCGTATTCCGCAGTGACATCCCCTGCCGGTTCAGGATG AATCCTGCCGCCTTCAACTTTCTGCTGCAGCGGGTAGAGAAGACCATGCGTCACGCCATcgaggaagaagaaaaggtgcCTATGGAGCAGGTCACCAACTTCCAAGAG GTGTGTGATCAGATTAAGACCAAGCTTACCTCCTTGAAAGATGTTCCTAATCGAATCGAGTGTCCTCTTATCTACCACCTAGATGTGGGGGCCATGTACCCAAACATCATCCTGACGAACCGCCTACAG CCCTCTGCCATGGTGGACGAGGCTACCTGTGCGGCCTGTGACTTCAACAAGCCTGGGGCAAACTGCCAGAGGAAGATGGCATGGCAGTGGAGGGGCGAGTTCA TGCCGGCCAGTCGCAGTGAGTACCATCGGATCCAGCACCAGCTGGAGTCAGAGAAATTCCCTCCGTTGACCCCCGAGGGCCCGGCACGCGCCTTTCACGAGCTGTCCCGTGAGGAGCAGGCTAAATATGAGAAGAGGAGGCTGGCAG ATTACTGCCGCAAGGCATATAAGAAGATCCATGTGACCAAGGTGGAAGAGCGCCTCACTACCATCTGCCAGCGGGAGAACTCTTTCTACGTGGACACTGTGCGTGCCTTCCGGGACAGACGCTATGAGTTCAAAGGTCTCCACAAG GTATGGAAAAAGAAGCTCAGTGCAGCCATGGAGGTGGGCGATGCAGCCGAGGCCAAGCGCTGTAAGAACATGGAGGTGCTGTACGACTCACTGCAGCTAGCACACAAGTGCATCCTCAACTCCTTCTATGGCTATGTCATGCGCAAAGG GGCCCGTTGGTACTCCATGGAGATGGCTGGCATTGTCTGCTTTACGGGGGCCAACATCATCACCCAGGCACGAGAGCTGATTGAACAGATCGG gAGGCCCTTGGAGCTGGACACAGATGGAATATGGTGCGTCCTGCCCAACAGCTTTCCTGAAAATTTTGTCATCAAGACAACAAGCATCAAAAAGCCCAAGGTGACCATCTCCTACCCTGGGGCCATGTTGAACATCATGGTCAAG GAAGGCTTTACCAACGACCAGTACCAGGAGCTGGCTGAGCCCTCCTCGCTCACCTATGTCACCCGCTCAGAAAACAGCATCTTTTTTGAGGTAGATGGACCCTACCTTGCCATGATCCTTCCGGCCTCCAAAGAAGAAggcaagaaactgaagaagag GTACGCCGTGTtcaatgaggatggctctctggccgaGCTCAAGGGTTTTGAGGTGAAGCGTCGTGGGGAGCTGCAGCTCATCAAGATCTTTCAGTCATCTGTGTTCGAGGCCTTTCTCAGGGGCAGCACCCTGGAGGAAGTGTATGGCTCTGTTGCCAAGGTGGCCGACTACTGGCTAGATGTGCTCTACAGCAAG GCAGCTAACATGCCTGATTCTGAGCTGTTTGAGTTGATCTCTGAGAACCGTTCCATGTCTCGGAAGCTGGAAGATTATGGGGAGCAGAAGTCTACATCTATCAGCACAGCCAAGCGCCTGGCCGAGTTCCTGGGGGATCAGATGGTGAAGGACGCAGGGCTGAGCTGCCGCTACATCATTTCCCGGAAGCCTGAAGGCTCACCCGTCACAGAGAG GGCCATCCCACTCGCCATTTTCCAGGCAGAGCCCACAGTGAGGAGGCACTTTCTCCGGAAGTGGCTGAAGAGTTCTTCCCTCCAGGACTTTGACATTCGGACG ATTCTGGATTGGGACTACTACATTGAGCGGCTGGGCAGCGCCATACAGAAGATCATCACAATCCCAGCAGCTCTGCAGCAG GTAAAGAACCCAGTGCCACGCGTCAAACACCCTGACTGGCTGCACAAAAAACTATTAGAGAAGAATGACATCTATAAGCAGAAGAAGATCAGTGAGCTCTTTGTCCTTGAGGGCAAGAGACAG GTGGGCATGGCCCAGGCATCAGAAGGCACCCAGAGCCTTGGTGCTCCCGACATGGAGGACTTCGGCCTTACGAAGCCACCCCGCACACTTGTCCCTGTTGCTACAAAGAGAAAGACCCTCTGGGAGAGCCAGGAGGAGTCTCAGGACCTGGGACTGAGAATGTCTTGGCAGGAGATTTTGGGGCAGCCTCCAGCCCTTGGAACTACCCAG GAAGAGTGGCTGGTCTGGCTCCGGTTCCACAAGAAGAAGTGGCAGCTGCAGGCCCGACAGCGCCTCACTCGCAGGAAGAGGCAGCGTCTGGAGGCAGAGGGTGTACCACAGCCCAGGGCTGTGCGAGACAGGCCAGCCACAGGGCTGGGGAGCTTCTTGCGAAGAACTGCTCGCAGCATTCTGGACCTTCCATGGCAGATCGTGCAG ATCTGTGAGACCAGCCATGCTGGTATGTTCAGACTGTGGGCTGTCATTGGCAGCGACTTGTACTGCATCAAGCTGAACATCCCCCGTGTGTTCTACATAAACCAGAGGGTGCCCAAAGAGGAGGAGGGTCCTGCATATCGCAAG GTGAATCGAGTCCTTCCTCGCTCCAACATGGTCTATAATCTCTATGAGTACTCAGTGCCAGAGGACATGTACCAAGAACACATCAATGAGATCAATACTGAGCTGTCGGCCCCGGACATTGAGGGCGTGTACGAAACTCAG GTGCCATTATTGTTTCGGGCCTTGGTGCacctgggctgtgtgtgtgtggttaataAACAGCTGGTGAAGTACCTGTCAGGCTGGGAAGCAGAAACCTTCGCTCTCGAACATCTGGAGATGCGCTCTCTGGCCCAGTTCAGCTACCTGGAACCAG GGAGCATCCGCCACATCTACCTGTATCATCACACACAAGGCCACAAGGCACTCTTTGGCATCTTTGTGCCCTCACAACGCAGGGCGTCCGTGTTTGTGTTGGATACT GTACGAAGCAACCAGATGCCCAGCCTCAGTGCCTTATACTCAGCTGAACACAGCCTCCTGCTGGAGAAAGTAGGCCTtgagctcctccctccccctaaaCACACGTTTGAAGTTCGGGCTGAGACCGATTTGAAGACCATCTGCAGAGCTATCCAGCGCTTCCTGCTGGCCTACAAG GAGGAGCGCCGTGGGCCCACCCTCATCGCTGTGCAGTCCAACTGGGAGCTGAAGAGGCTGGCCAATGAGATTCCCGTCCTGGGGGAATTCCCGCTGGTGCCTGTCCGTGTGGCCGACAAGATCAGCTATGGAGTCCTGGACTGGCAGCACCATGGAGCCCGGCATATGATTCGCCACTACCTTAACTTGGATACCTGCCTATCGCAGGCCTTTGAAATGAGCAG GTACTTCCACATCCCCATTGGGAACCTGCCTGAGGACATCTCCACCTTTGGCTCCGACCTCTTCTTTGCCCGCCACCTCCAGCGCCACAACCACCTGCTCTGGCTGTCCCCTACACGGCGCCCGGACCTGGGCGGGAAAGAGGCTGATGACAACCGCCTCGTCATGGAGTTTGAGGACCAGGCCACTGTGGAGATAAACAGTTCAGGCTGTTACTCTACAG TGTGCGTGGAGCTGGACATCCAGAACCTAGCCGTTAACACCATCCTGCAGTCTCACCACATCAATGACATGGAGGGGGCCGACAGCATGGGCATCAGCTTTGATGTGATCCAGCAGGCCTCCCTAGAGGACATGATCACTGGAAACCAGGCCGCCAGCGCCCCGGCCAGCTATGATGAGATGGTCCTGTGCTCTAACACCTTCAG GATCCTGAAGAGCATGGTGGTGGGCTGGGTGAGGGAGATCACGCAGTACCGCAATGTCTACGCTGACAACCAGGTGATGCACTTCTACCGCTGGCTGCAATCCCCGTCCTCACTGCTCCATGACCCCGCCCTGCATCGCACACTACACAACATGATGAAGAAGCTCTTCTTGCA GCTCATCGCTGAGTTCAAGCGCCTGGGGTCATCAGTTGTCTATGCCAATTTCAATCGCATCATCCTCTGCACGAAGAAGCGGCAGATCGAGGATGCCCTCGCCTACGTGGAGTACATCACCACCAG CATTCATTCTAAAGAGATCTTTCATTCCTTGACAATTTCTTTCTCTCGATGCTGGGAATTTCTTCTCTGGATGGATCCCTCCAATTATGGTGGCATCAAAGGAAATGTTCCATCTAGTATCCACTGTGGACAG CAGGACTCCCAGGAAGAGGGCAGAGcacaggaggtggaggaagaacCGGAGGAGGTAGAGGGCGAGGGTGATGACGGTGTGCAGGAGCCAGATATAGAGGACTTGCTGGAAAACAACTGGAACATCGTGCAGTTCCTGCCACAGGCAGCCTCCTGCCAGAGCTACTTCCTCATGATCGTCTCAG CGTATATTGTGGCCGTGTACCACAGCATGAAGGAGGAGTTGAGGCGCGGCGCCCCGTGCAGCACCCCCGTGAGAAGGCAGGCAGCCAGCCAGCAGTCCCAGGAGGCCCAAGGGGCAGCTGGAGCCCTTCCCG gaATGATCACCTTCTCTCAAGATTATGTGGCAAACGAACTCACTCAAAATTTCTTCACCATCACTCAGAAGATTCAGAAGAAAGTCACGGGCTCTCGGAACTCAGCTGAGCTCTCAGAAATGTTTCCTGCCCTGCCTGGTTCTCACTTGCTGCTTAATAACCCTGCGCTGGAGTTCATCAAATATGTGTGCAAG GTTCTGTCTCTGGACACAAACATCACAAACCAGGTGAACAAGTTGAACCGGGACCTGCTCCGCCTCGTGGATGTCGGCGAGTTCTCAGAGGAGGCCCAGTTCCGAGACCCCTGCCGCTCCTACGTGCTCCCAGAGGTCATCTGCCACAGCTGTAATTTTTGCAGGGACCTGGACCTTTGCAAAGACCCCTACTTCTCTCAG GATGGAGCTGTGGTGCCCCAGTGGCTCTGCGCCAACTGTCAAGTCGCCTACGATTCGTCAATGATCGAGATGGCCCTGGTGGAAGCCCTGCAGAAGAAACTGATGGCCTTCACCCTGCAGGACCTG